In Chitinispirillales bacterium, the following proteins share a genomic window:
- a CDS encoding PilZ domain-containing protein, with the protein MTKKTLLFKIPFIALLSFFSTAYAQITLETFLQEYHWVDNEDWVVYSVSAAFVIVPIMLIVIYIFQRRNQDRQIMEFSNLQFNQKSKEIKLLTFEQTLLRSMTWEVAPKTLFDVFKSILIFESAVDAKIKKTIEKYGESGKTTEEIALVISNLRRKLGYDKIIPERQIQSTRNIDIGQIISITSVSDNTKISNAKTSEVNELYFSADLMELDDSTLTDDAPIKSFIVSFTRAQDAMYTAKLNVKMFDRDKNIISFYHSIALERSQARKYARLTMDIGMKCQCKIIERKDENAVPAAGEILPGTTISDISGGGLAFLSKISLSIDDIAMFSFNMQEQKTTIKGKIVAISTQEGSHDVYYRHRVVFCGVKQSDVERIIKYVYKKQQERLQIG; encoded by the coding sequence ATGACGAAGAAAACGCTATTATTTAAGATACCGTTTATTGCTTTGCTGTCGTTCTTTTCGACAGCGTACGCGCAAATTACCTTAGAAACTTTTCTCCAGGAATACCACTGGGTAGATAACGAAGACTGGGTCGTTTATTCGGTGAGCGCCGCTTTCGTAATAGTCCCGATAATGCTTATAGTAATATATATATTCCAAAGAAGAAATCAAGACAGGCAAATAATGGAATTCTCCAACTTGCAGTTCAATCAAAAATCCAAAGAAATAAAATTACTGACATTTGAGCAAACATTACTGCGAAGCATGACTTGGGAAGTTGCGCCTAAAACGCTCTTCGATGTATTTAAATCCATTTTAATTTTTGAAAGCGCCGTAGACGCTAAAATAAAAAAAACTATTGAAAAATATGGAGAAAGCGGTAAAACAACGGAAGAAATCGCTCTTGTCATATCAAATTTACGAAGAAAGCTTGGTTACGACAAAATTATTCCGGAAAGACAAATACAATCCACAAGAAACATAGACATAGGGCAAATAATTTCAATTACAAGCGTATCGGACAATACAAAAATCAGCAACGCAAAAACATCGGAAGTAAACGAATTGTATTTTTCAGCGGATTTAATGGAATTAGACGATTCGACTTTAACGGACGACGCACCTATAAAAAGCTTTATCGTATCGTTTACCAGAGCGCAGGATGCGATGTATACCGCCAAACTTAACGTAAAAATGTTTGACCGTGACAAAAATATAATTTCGTTTTATCATTCCATAGCGTTAGAAAGAAGCCAGGCAAGAAAGTACGCCCGCCTTACTATGGATATAGGTATGAAGTGTCAATGCAAAATAATTGAGAGGAAAGATGAAAACGCCGTTCCGGCCGCAGGTGAAATACTTCCGGGAACGACCATTTCGGATATAAGCGGAGGCGGGCTTGCGTTTCTGTCAAAAATTTCGCTTTCCATAGACGATATTGCAATGTTTTCTTTTAATATGCAAGAACAAAAAACAACGATAAAAGGGAAAATTGTCGCAATTTCCACACAAGAGGGAAGTCATGATGTATATTACAGACACAGAGTCGTCTTTTGCGGCGTAAAACAGTCTGACGTAGAAAGAATAATAAAATATGTTTATAAAAAACAACAGGAAAGGTTACAAATCGGGTAG